GGGTCTCGACTGTGGGGATGTCGATGCGCTCGCGCGTGATTTCCACGGTAAATTGCTCCTGTGTGCTGGGGCGATAGATGAGAAGTTTCACTTTGGTGCCGCGCGGGCCGCGAATTTTGGCCACAGCCTCGGTGGTGCTCCAGCCCTGGATGCTCTCGCCGTCCACTTCCAGGACGATGTCCCCAGGGCGCAGGCCGGCACGGCTGGCCGGGCTGTTCTCAATCGGTTCCACAATGATCAGGAAGCCGTTCTCATCCGTCCGCACGGTCGCGCCAATGCCCTCGAACTGCCCGGAGATATCCTCGCTCACGATGCGGGCCAGCTCAGGGTCCAGCAGGACCGTGTAAGGGTCGTTGAGGCGCTGGAGCACCCCTTTGACGGCATCCCGGGCCGCCTGCTGTAGGTCGGGCAGGTCGCCGTAGAAGTTTTGCTCCAGGATATCCCAGGCCTCCCAGAAGAGCTGAAAGGCCTTCTGGCGCTCCTCCTGCACGTTGGCCGGCGGCGTCGGGGTAGGGGAGACGGCCAGCCGGCTCGAGAAGTGGCCGGCGGCGAGGCCGGCCATGAACACCGAGGCCAGCAGGACCAGTTCCAAGATGATAATCACGAATGCTTTCAGCCCACGATCCATAGGTATCACACCTCGCGCATGGGAAATATCAAGGCGCCTGTGCGATCAACGCCGCCACGCCGGCGTTCAGGAGTGCATCCACACCCTGCTGGCGCTGTTCCTCGGTCAGGACGACCACACGGTCCGGCTCAATGCCGGTCCCGTCAATCGGCACACGGGAGGGTCTCAGCCAGCGTGCGACGGTGATATGGATGGATGACCCGTCCGACAGGTCGAACACCAACTGCACCGAGCCTTTGCCGTACGTCTTTTCGCCCAAGAGCTGGGCGCGCTGATGGTCATGCAGGGCGCCGGCGACGATCTCCGCCGCACTGGCGGTCCCTCCGTTCACCAGCACCACCATGGGGATGTCGCCGGCTGTCCTGCCCTGGCGCACGGGGTAGCTTTTCTCCTCGCCGCCGCGGCGGACCTCATACATGAGCACCCCCTCCCGGAGGAACTGGCTGGCGACGTCCAGGGCGGACTCCAGCAGGCCGCCGGGATTATCCCGCAGGTCGAGCACCAGTTTCTCCATACCCCGGGCGCGCATTTCCTGCAGGGCGGACTGCACCTCCGCTCCTGTGCGCTCGGTGAACATGGTGATGCGCAGGTAGCCCACGTGCGGCGCCTGGTCGTCCAGCATGCGCCACTCCACCGACGGCGTCTGATACTCCTGGCGGGTGATGGTGAAGCTGAGCCGCCGGCCCTCGCGCTCTACCACGATCCGCACCGGTGTGCTCACCGGCCCGCGCACCAGCGCCGCGACCTGGTCCACGGTCATTGTCTCGCTGAGCACCACATCGTCCACCTGGACGAGCACATCGCCTTCCAGGACGCCGGCGTTGGCCGCCGGCCCATCAGGTTGGGGCTTCAGGACGAAGCGGCGGTCCGTCTCGCGCTGGTAGAGCCAGACGCCGATGCCGCCGAAGCGGCCGCGGTGTTCATCCCGCTCCAGCTCGCGATTGGCCGGCTCCACGAAAATGGTGTAGGGGTCGTGCAGTTCCTGGAGGGCACCCTTGAGCGCACCGTATGCCACCTGCTGAGGGGCGGGCAGATCGCCCAGAAAATGCTGTTTGACGAGGTGCCAGGCCTCCCAGAAGACGGCGAACGCGCCGGCCTCTTCCTCGTCCGGTTGGGTGGGGTCCAGCAGGACGATTTGCTGGCTGGGCGTATGGGGGGCGGCGCGGCTTTCGGCCAGGACCATATGGGTGGCGAAGCCGGCGGAGAAGGCCGCCGCCACGGCCAGCAGACATAACAGGACGATGGCCGCGGTTTTCAGGACCTGCCGCATGGCAGTAATCTCCTTACCCCGAAATGTATTTTGCATTGTAGCACAGGAGGGCCGGCCGGGCAAAGCCGCGCAACCTGATACCACCTTTCTGCCGCCAGTACGAGCTAACTTGACATCCCCCCCCCAGTGTGATATACTACAGATGTATTAGCCGTGGAAAGAGAGATATTTTGTCTGCGGACAAGCTGTCTTAGTGGGGAAACCCGGTATGGGAGGGGACGGCTGAATGCGCGAGGTGAAGGGGCGCGTGGATGTGCTGGTTGCTGGTGGAGGTACAGCCGGCCACATCGCGGCTATCCAAGCAGCTCGTGCAGGCGCTCTCACCTCCGTGATTGAGGCCGACTCCATGCTGGGCGGCACCATGACAGTAGGCGGCATTTACACCCCGTGTTTCTTCTTCGGTCCCGCCGGCCAGGTTGTGTCTGGGATCCCATGGGAGCTCTTTTGCAAATCCAAGCAGATAGAGGGTCTGCCAATTCCCGATCACCGCAAGCGTCGTCCTGTCGAGACACCTGGATTTTACAACTATATCAATGTCCCCATCTATGCGGCGCTGGTGGAAGAGGAGGCCAGTAAGGCCGGCGTTATCCTTCACTATCACGAATTCGTCGCGGATGTCCGCGCCGTTGGCGATGAATGGGAAGTCATTTCTCTCGGACGCGGCATTCAACGCATTACTCGCTGTAAGGAGATCATTGACTGCACCGGGGACGCGGATGTGGTGCGTATCCTGGGACTGCCCGTGGACAAAGGCCCCGAACGTCAGCCGGGCGCATATTCCTACAAGATCGAGGGCATCGAGTACGAGCAGGTTTGGGAAAAAGAGGCCCAGGTCCTCTTCGAGGAAGCTCTGGCCGGCGGCATTATCCAGCAAGGGGATTATGCGTTCCCTAACTGGGCGCCGTTTATGTTCTATCTCACCCAGGGCGGACACGAATGCACCCATGTGTACGATGCCGATACCTCTGATGCGGAGGGACAGACCCGGGCAAACATTGAGGGCAGGGCTCGCATGCTGCGGATGTACAAGTTTTTGCGGGAGTGGATGCCGGGTTGTGAACGCGTGGTGGTAAAGGCGCTGGCATATCGCGCGGTTTCTCGGGAGACCTATCGCGTCGTCGGCGAATGTACGATCACCCGGGATGATTTCCTGCAAGCCCGCAGTTATGACGATACTATTTGCAATGCCTTCAATTATATTGACATGCACAGCGAGCAGGGTTGTGATGTCATTTTCCATGAATCCCGGGAGATGGTGCCGAAGGTTCCTTTTCGAGCGTTGATTCCCCGGGGGAGTTCACGCATCACCGTCGCCGGCCGTATTGTGTCCGCAGATCGGTGGGCCCTGGCCGGCATCCGTGCCCAGTGCACCTGTATGGCCATGGGCCAGGCCATGGGAGCGGCCGCGGCCCTCGCGGTCCAGCGAGGGGTCCCATCCAGGGATATTCCAGCAAGAGATATCGTGGCGTTGACAGTGGAACACGGCGCCGTGCCGGTCTGAAGATCGCAACAGGGTGAGCGACACCGAAAATGCGTCAAATACGGGAAGCGAGCCGGGAAATACCGGTCCTGGCAGAAACGGATGTTTTGGTCGTGGGCAGTGGGCCGGGCGGCCTGGCGGCCGCCATCAGCGCGGCACGCGCCGGCGTGGACGTGATCTTATTGGAACGATACGGATGTTTCGGTGGGGTGATCACCCAGGTTGGGGTGGAAAGCATTGCCTGGTATCGACATGCCGGCACCGTTGATGTGGAGGGCATCGGGCGCGAGTTTGAAGAGCGAGCCTTCCAGATGGGCGCGAGCCGGCCGGAACCCCAGTCAGACAGCCAGGCACTGGACACGGAACTCTTCAAGTGTGTTGCCGACCAAATGATACAGGAGGCCGGCGTTCGTCCCCTTCTGCACTGCCTGGCGGTTGACGTAGTGATGGAAGGGAATGTCATTAAAGGGGTCATCACCGAAAGCAAATCGGGACGCGCGGCCATTCTTGCCCAGCGTGTTATTGATGCTACGGGAGACGCGGACAT
This window of the Anaerolineae bacterium genome carries:
- a CDS encoding S41 family peptidase; its protein translation is MRQVLKTAAIVLLCLLAVAAAFSAGFATHMVLAESRAAPHTPSQQIVLLDPTQPDEEEAGAFAVFWEAWHLVKQHFLGDLPAPQQVAYGALKGALQELHDPYTIFVEPANRELERDEHRGRFGGIGVWLYQRETDRRFVLKPQPDGPAANAGVLEGDVLVQVDDVVLSETMTVDQVAALVRGPVSTPVRIVVEREGRRLSFTITRQEYQTPSVEWRMLDDQAPHVGYLRITMFTERTGAEVQSALQEMRARGMEKLVLDLRDNPGGLLESALDVASQFLREGVLMYEVRRGGEEKSYPVRQGRTAGDIPMVVLVNGGTASAAEIVAGALHDHQRAQLLGEKTYGKGSVQLVFDLSDGSSIHITVARWLRPSRVPIDGTGIEPDRVVVLTEEQRQQGVDALLNAGVAALIAQAP
- a CDS encoding FAD-dependent oxidoreductase, with the translated sequence MREVKGRVDVLVAGGGTAGHIAAIQAARAGALTSVIEADSMLGGTMTVGGIYTPCFFFGPAGQVVSGIPWELFCKSKQIEGLPIPDHRKRRPVETPGFYNYINVPIYAALVEEEASKAGVILHYHEFVADVRAVGDEWEVISLGRGIQRITRCKEIIDCTGDADVVRILGLPVDKGPERQPGAYSYKIEGIEYEQVWEKEAQVLFEEALAGGIIQQGDYAFPNWAPFMFYLTQGGHECTHVYDADTSDAEGQTRANIEGRARMLRMYKFLREWMPGCERVVVKALAYRAVSRETYRVVGECTITRDDFLQARSYDDTICNAFNYIDMHSEQGCDVIFHESREMVPKVPFRALIPRGSSRITVAGRIVSADRWALAGIRAQCTCMAMGQAMGAAAALAVQRGVPSRDIPARDIVALTVEHGAVPV